The Thunnus albacares chromosome 11, fThuAlb1.1, whole genome shotgun sequence genome contains a region encoding:
- the LOC122992221 gene encoding gap junction alpha-8 protein-like: MGDWSFLGNILEEVNEHSTVIGRVWLTVLFIFRILILGTAAEFVWGDEQSDYVCNTQQPGCENVCYDEAFPISHIRLWVLQIIFVSTPSLVYVGHAVHHVHMEEKRKEREEAELSRQQELSEERLPLAPDQGSVRTTKETSTKGSKKFRLEGTLLRTYICHIIFKTLFEVGFVVGQYFLYGFRILPLYKCSRWPCPNTVDCFVSRPTEKTVFIIFMLAVACVSLFLNFVEISHLGLKKIRFVFRKPAPAPAQTEASAPLPPQVKSLPPLAMPSLQRAKGYRLLEEEKAPPVTHLYPLAEVGMEAGRGAPPFQALEEKAEEVLPMEDISKVYDETLPSYAQTTGRGSVTLHEEEPEKEPEKEPEREPEREPEREPEKEPEKVQVAEVEAERVEEVVDEDVEVVDEEAVNGEGVTPAEAVIEAMDTIEDTRPLSRLSKASSRARSDDLTV, translated from the coding sequence ATGGGTGACTGGAGCTTTCTGGGTAATATTTTAGAGGAAGTTAACGAGCACTCTACGGTGATCGGCCGGGTGTGGCTCACGGTGCTCTTCATCTTCCGTATCCTCATTCTGGGCACGGCGGCAGAATTCGTGTGGGGCGATGAGCAGTCTGACTATGTCTGTAACACACAGCAACCTGGATGTGAGAACGTGTGCTACGATGAGGCCTTCCCTATCTCCCACATCCGTCTGTGGGTGCTGCAGATCATCTTTGTGTCCACACCGTCTCTGGTGTACGTGGGTCATGCCGTGCATCATGTGCACATGGAGGAGAAACGCAAGGAGCGTGAGGAAGCAGAACTTAGTCGGCAGCAGGAGCTGAGCGAGGAGCGACTCCCTCTGGCACCTGACCAGGGCAGTGTCCGCACCACAAAGGAGACCAGCACAAAAGGAAGCAAGAAGTTCCGGCTGGAGGGCACCCTGCTGAGGACCTACATCTGCCACATCATCTTCAAGACACTGTTTGAGGTGGGTTTCGTGGTGGGCCAGTACTTCTTGTATGGCTTCCGCATCCTGCCACTGTACAAATGCAGCCGCTGGCCCTGCCCCAACACAGTGGACTGCTTTGTGTCCCGCCCAACGGAGAAGACcgtcttcatcatcttcatgttGGCTGTGGCCTGTGTCTCACTCTTCCTCAACTTTGTGGAGATCAGTCATCTGGGCCTGAAGAAGATTCGCTTTGTCTTTCGCAAGCCTGCCCCAGCCCCAGCCCAAACTGAGGCGTCGGCCCCCCTGCCGCCCCAAGTGAAGAGCCTGCCCCCCCTGGCCATGCCCTCCCTGCAGAGAGCTAAAGGTTACAGGCTGCTAGAGGAGGAGAAAGCTCCCCCTGTAACTCACCTCTACCCGCTGGCTGAGGTGGGCATGGAGGCTGGCAGAGGGGCCCCGCCCTTCCAGGCGCTGGAGGAGAAGGCGGAGGAGGTGCTGCCAATGGAGGACATCTCTAAGGTGTATGACGAGACTCTGCCCTCCTACGCCCAGACCACTGGGAGAGGGTCGGTGACATTACATGAGGAGGAGCCTGAGAAGGAGCCCGAGAAGGAGCCCGAGAGGGAGCCCGAGAGGGAGCCCGAGAGGGAGCCCGAGAAGGAGCCCGAGAAGGTGCAGGTGGCTGAGGTGGAAGCAGAGAGGGTGGAGGAGGTTGTGGATGAGGATGTGGAGGTTGTGGATGAGGAGGCAGTGAACGGGGAGGGGGTAACTCCAGCTGAGGCAGTGATAGAGGCCATGGATACGATAGAAGACACCAGACCGCTGAGCCGACTGAGCAAAGCCAGCAGCAGGGCCAGGTCAGACGATCTCACCGTATGA